The Desulfuromonas versatilis genome has a segment encoding these proteins:
- a CDS encoding leucyl aminopeptidase, with amino-acid sequence MNITVKHGKILQQKTPCLVLGAYEGKLRSPLFKELDTLLEGALQRSQRDKEFSAKHREHLLLHPGKNLPADRVLLVGLGKEKGAGPERIRQAVGSVVAYLQGKRIAACTIDLDSLPFRGSTPATLAQAVTESLALASYRFDHYRTENRDDLPSPLEEIRLLVGKKSQAEQAGQGVAEALHISRGVILARDLVNEPGNTKSPDFLARRARAIAEETGMSCTILERASLEQQGFGALLGVAQGSIREPRLIVLEYRGDNGDSHPIALVGKGVVFDSGGISLKPAEKMDEMKMDMAGGAAVLGTMLSAALLKLPVHLVGVVPAVENLPSGSAIRPGDILTSLSGKTIEVLNTDAEGRLILADALTYVKRFNPRVVIDLATLTGACIIALGHHATGVMGNHEGLIRQLLKSGEHCGERLWQLPLWEEYAQQIKSDIADVKNTGGRPAGTITAAAFLQKFAEEYTWAHLDIAGTAWEEKGRPYIPKGATGVGVRLLVEYLRKR; translated from the coding sequence ATGAATATCACGGTCAAACACGGCAAAATCCTGCAGCAGAAAACCCCCTGCCTGGTGCTCGGGGCCTACGAGGGCAAGCTCCGCAGCCCCCTGTTCAAGGAACTCGACACCCTCCTCGAAGGCGCCCTGCAGCGCTCCCAGCGCGACAAGGAGTTTTCCGCCAAGCACCGCGAGCACCTGCTGCTGCACCCGGGAAAAAACCTCCCCGCAGACCGGGTGCTGCTGGTCGGCCTGGGCAAGGAAAAAGGGGCGGGGCCCGAACGCATCCGCCAGGCCGTCGGCAGCGTTGTGGCCTATCTGCAGGGCAAGAGAATCGCCGCCTGCACCATCGACCTCGACTCCCTGCCGTTTCGCGGCAGCACTCCCGCCACCCTCGCCCAGGCCGTCACCGAGTCGCTGGCGCTGGCCAGTTACCGCTTCGATCACTACCGCACGGAAAACCGCGACGACCTCCCCTCACCGCTGGAGGAGATCCGCCTGCTGGTCGGCAAAAAGAGCCAGGCCGAGCAGGCCGGGCAGGGGGTTGCCGAAGCGCTGCACATCAGCCGCGGGGTGATCCTGGCCCGGGACCTGGTCAACGAGCCCGGCAACACCAAATCACCGGATTTTCTCGCCCGGCGGGCCCGGGCGATCGCCGAGGAGACCGGCATGAGCTGTACGATTCTCGAGCGCGCCAGCCTGGAGCAGCAGGGGTTCGGGGCGCTGCTCGGGGTGGCCCAGGGGAGCATCCGCGAGCCGCGCCTGATCGTGCTCGAATATCGGGGGGACAACGGCGACTCCCACCCCATCGCCCTGGTCGGCAAGGGGGTGGTCTTCGACTCGGGCGGCATCTCGCTGAAGCCGGCGGAAAAGATGGACGAGATGAAGATGGACATGGCCGGCGGCGCCGCCGTCCTCGGCACCATGCTGAGCGCCGCCCTGCTCAAGCTGCCGGTGCACCTGGTGGGCGTGGTCCCCGCGGTGGAGAATCTCCCCTCGGGCAGCGCCATCCGCCCCGGCGACATCCTGACTTCGCTTTCCGGGAAAACCATCGAGGTGCTCAACACCGACGCCGAAGGGCGGCTGATTCTGGCCGACGCCCTGACCTACGTCAAACGCTTCAACCCCCGGGTGGTCATCGACCTGGCCACACTCACCGGGGCCTGCATCATCGCCCTGGGGCACCATGCCACAGGGGTCATGGGCAACCATGAGGGTCTGATCAGGCAACTGCTCAAGTCCGGGGAACATTGCGGGGAGCGCCTCTGGCAGTTGCCTCTCTGGGAGGAATACGCCCAGCAGATCAAAAGCGACATCGCCGACGTGAAAAACACCGGTGGCCGCCCGGCGGGCACCATCACCGCCGCCGCCTTTCTGCAGAAATTCGCCGAGGAATACACCTGGGCGCACCTGGACATCGCCGGCACCGCCTGGGAAGAAAAGGGTCGCCCCTATATCCCCAAGGGGGCCACCGGGGTCGGGGTGCGCCTGCTCGTGGAATACCTGCGCAAGCGCTGA
- a CDS encoding carboxypeptidase-like regulatory domain-containing protein produces MNRASWWKGLLLLLIVFNLPACLPLAERASETATSGDLRVSRYVDGQGKTGITGQVVHKDSGAPLAEAYVNIYPDAVSNLLGPSQYISSPTDAEGRYNLEVPPGTYYVVARKRMSGQAAGPLAQGDYYSEHQRVITTVEEGTLALVDLQVVPMKAPMFFQKSVVDKRTETGIRGRLVDAAGKPVPGSFAVAYTDSDVRRLPDFASTLSDQQGNFTIFLPKGGVYYLAGRLHAWDMPRPGELYGRLGGEEPAPVEVVPGGFVENILIEMTPFSGEYKPGKSRRPY; encoded by the coding sequence ATGAACCGCGCTAGCTGGTGGAAGGGTCTGCTGCTGTTGCTGATCGTCTTCAATCTTCCGGCCTGCCTGCCCCTTGCGGAGCGGGCTTCCGAAACTGCCACTTCAGGTGACCTGCGGGTTTCCCGTTATGTCGACGGCCAGGGCAAGACCGGGATCACCGGCCAGGTGGTCCACAAGGACTCCGGGGCGCCGCTCGCCGAGGCCTATGTCAACATCTACCCCGACGCCGTCTCCAACCTGCTCGGCCCCTCCCAGTACATTTCCAGCCCCACCGATGCCGAGGGGCGCTACAACCTCGAAGTTCCCCCAGGCACCTATTACGTGGTCGCTCGCAAGCGGATGAGCGGCCAGGCCGCCGGGCCGCTGGCTCAGGGGGACTACTATTCCGAGCACCAGCGGGTGATAACCACGGTGGAGGAAGGGACGCTGGCGTTGGTGGACCTGCAGGTGGTGCCGATGAAGGCGCCCATGTTCTTCCAGAAATCGGTGGTCGACAAGCGCACTGAAACCGGAATCCGCGGGCGCCTGGTGGATGCCGCGGGCAAGCCGGTCCCGGGAAGTTTCGCCGTGGCCTACACCGACAGCGACGTGCGCCGGCTGCCCGATTTCGCCTCCACGCTCTCCGACCAGCAGGGCAACTTCACCATCTTCCTGCCCAAGGGTGGTGTGTATTACCTGGCCGGGCGGCTGCATGCCTGGGACATGCCCAGACCCGGCGAACTCTACGGCCGGCTCGGCGGCGAGGAGCCGGCGCCGGTGGAGGTCGTCCCGGGAGGCTTCGTGGAAAACATCCTGATCGAGATGACCCCCTTCAGCGGCGAGTACAAGCCGGGCAAGAGCCGACGACCCTACTGA
- a CDS encoding SDR family oxidoreductase has product MAADTGLNVVTGAYSFTGRYIARRLLADGFKVKTLTGHPVTESPFSNDIPAAPFNFDDPAALAASLEGAEVLYNTYWIRLEYGEMTFAQAVANTRSLVRAAREVSVRHIVHLSAANASPDSPHPYFQAKAQAEQAVLESGIPCAILRPTILFGREAPFFNNLAWMLRKLPFFALPGDGSYPLQPVYVDDIAELAVRAGHRRQSVELVAGGPETFSFEQMVRLVARRIGSRSRLVHMPPTRILRLGGLVGGLVEDVPVTRREIDVLVSGLLATDAPAAGHTLFTVWLEQNADTLGICYQSELARHYR; this is encoded by the coding sequence ATGGCGGCGGATACGGGTCTGAACGTGGTAACGGGAGCCTACAGTTTCACCGGAAGATATATCGCCCGCCGCCTGCTGGCCGACGGGTTCAAAGTCAAAACCCTGACAGGCCATCCCGTGACGGAGTCCCCCTTTTCGAACGACATCCCTGCGGCCCCCTTCAACTTCGACGACCCCGCAGCGCTGGCCGCCAGCCTCGAGGGCGCGGAAGTTCTTTACAACACCTATTGGATCCGCCTGGAATACGGCGAAATGACCTTCGCCCAGGCGGTGGCCAACACCCGCAGCCTGGTCCGTGCGGCCCGCGAGGTATCGGTACGACACATCGTCCACCTCAGCGCGGCCAATGCCAGCCCCGATTCCCCACACCCCTATTTCCAGGCCAAGGCCCAGGCCGAGCAGGCCGTCCTCGAATCGGGAATTCCCTGCGCCATTCTCCGGCCGACCATCCTGTTCGGCAGGGAGGCCCCTTTTTTCAACAACCTCGCCTGGATGCTGCGCAAACTTCCGTTCTTCGCCCTGCCCGGCGACGGCAGCTACCCCCTGCAGCCGGTTTACGTCGACGATATCGCCGAGCTTGCGGTGCGCGCCGGACACAGGCGCCAGAGCGTTGAGCTGGTGGCTGGTGGGCCCGAAACCTTCAGCTTCGAGCAGATGGTGCGGCTGGTCGCCCGCCGCATCGGCAGCCGCTCACGCCTGGTGCACATGCCCCCCACGCGCATCCTGCGGCTCGGTGGGCTGGTCGGGGGCCTGGTGGAGGATGTGCCGGTGACCCGCAGGGAAATCGACGTCCTGGTTTCGGGCCTGCTGGCCACCGACGCCCCGGCAGCCGGGCACACACTATTCACGGTATGGCTGGAGCAGAATGCCGACACCCTGGGCATCTGCTACCAGTCCGAGCTTGCCCGCCATTACCGCTGA
- the glpD gene encoding glycerol-3-phosphate dehydrogenase, giving the protein MATPPSPACRDPQRLTRRRYDVLVVGGGINGAGICRDLALRGLSVALVDKGDFGCGASSASTKLVHGGLRYLERLNFRLVFEACRERRILQKIAPHLVRPMPFFIPVYRGDARSLPTIRAGMLLYDLLALFRNTHHHSILSPAAALEREPALRAESLAGVAVYWDCRMDDARLCLENVLSAVAAGAEACNYLEVTGLLKRGHQVCGARLRDLESGRELEVEAATVINACGPWLDGVCALDGEQETKLRPTRGTHILVPALHRGREALYLSAGGDQRLFFVIPWGELSMVGTTDVDFTGHPDTVEPTTEDIDYLLRECSRQLRCGPIARSQVVAAFSGLRPLVREDAAVQTGRVSREHRIYISGSGLISVGGGKYTTYRAVAAEVASLVAERLGRGQGPSLTQRIPLAGGVTGDFHAFRQRRLAALAGDFALAPDQAGRLLDRYGSRTGELLELARREPELLQPVCRDSTLLAAEVAFAVDCEWARTPEDILRRRTGLTLTRGRGLAELAAVSALMGRRLGWDAGRGDRMTEAYQRQNANAIPGKDLS; this is encoded by the coding sequence GTGGCGACACCTCCATCCCCTGCCTGCAGAGACCCGCAGCGGCTTACCCGCCGGCGCTACGACGTGCTTGTGGTCGGCGGGGGCATCAACGGCGCCGGAATCTGCCGGGACCTCGCCCTGCGCGGGCTGAGCGTGGCCCTGGTCGACAAGGGCGATTTCGGCTGCGGAGCCTCCAGCGCCTCGACCAAACTGGTCCATGGCGGCCTCCGCTACCTGGAGCGACTCAATTTCCGCCTGGTCTTCGAAGCCTGCCGGGAGCGGCGGATCCTGCAGAAGATCGCCCCGCACCTGGTACGACCCATGCCGTTTTTCATCCCGGTCTATCGCGGCGATGCCCGCAGCCTGCCGACCATTCGGGCCGGAATGCTGCTTTACGACCTGCTGGCCCTGTTTCGCAACACCCACCATCACAGCATCCTCTCGCCCGCCGCCGCCCTGGAACGCGAGCCGGCCCTGCGCGCCGAGAGCCTGGCGGGGGTCGCCGTCTACTGGGACTGCCGCATGGACGACGCCCGGCTTTGCCTGGAGAACGTGCTGTCCGCGGTGGCGGCCGGGGCCGAGGCCTGCAACTACCTCGAGGTCACCGGGCTGCTCAAGCGCGGCCACCAGGTCTGCGGGGCGCGCCTGCGCGACCTGGAATCGGGCAGGGAACTCGAGGTGGAGGCTGCCACGGTGATCAATGCCTGCGGGCCCTGGCTGGACGGGGTCTGCGCCCTGGACGGGGAGCAGGAAACCAAACTTCGCCCGACCCGCGGCACCCACATCCTGGTCCCCGCCCTGCACCGGGGCAGGGAAGCCCTCTACCTGAGCGCCGGCGGAGACCAGCGGCTGTTCTTCGTCATTCCCTGGGGCGAACTCTCCATGGTGGGGACTACCGACGTGGACTTCACCGGCCATCCCGACACGGTGGAACCTACCACGGAGGATATCGACTACCTGCTGCGCGAGTGCTCCCGGCAGCTTCGCTGCGGCCCCATTGCCCGCTCCCAGGTGGTCGCCGCCTTCAGCGGCCTGCGGCCGCTGGTCCGGGAGGATGCCGCGGTGCAGACGGGCCGGGTTTCCCGGGAGCACCGGATCTACATCTCGGGTTCGGGGTTGATCTCCGTCGGCGGGGGCAAATACACCACATACCGGGCGGTGGCCGCCGAGGTGGCCAGCCTGGTCGCCGAGCGCCTGGGGCGCGGCCAGGGCCCCTCCCTGACCCAGCGCATCCCCCTGGCCGGCGGGGTCACGGGAGATTTCCACGCTTTCCGCCAGCGCCGCCTGGCCGCCCTGGCTGGCGATTTCGCCCTGGCTCCGGACCAGGCAGGGAGGCTGCTCGATCGCTACGGATCCCGCACCGGCGAATTACTGGAGCTGGCCCGGCGGGAGCCTGAGCTGCTGCAGCCGGTGTGCCGCGATTCGACCTTGCTGGCCGCCGAGGTGGCCTTCGCCGTCGACTGCGAATGGGCCCGCACTCCCGAGGATATCCTGCGCCGCCGCACCGGCCTGACCCTCACCCGGGGCCGCGGCCTTGCGGAACTGGCTGCGGTCTCGGCCCTGATGGGCCGGCGGCTCGGCTGGGACGCCGGACGCGGCGACCGCATGACCGAAGCCTATCAACGCCAAAACGCCAACGCCATTCCAGGAAAGGACCTTTCATGA